The DNA region CGTCACCGTGGAACCGGGGATTTATTTGCCCGATTTCGGCGGAGTGCGGATCGAGGACGACGTGCTGGTCACGGATGCCGGATATGAAGTGTTGACGCATTCCCCGAAAGAATTGATCTTGCTCTGATTTTGAAACTTTCTTGATGGTGGAGGCAGGAATCATGATCAGTGTGAACGATTTTCGCACCGGTTTGACCATCGAATTGGACGGAGATGTGTGGCAAGTCATTGAGTTTCAGCATGTGAAGCCCGGAAAGGGTGCGGCGTTTGTTCGCTCCAAACTCCGCAATCTCAGAAACGGCAACATTCAGGAACGGACGTTCCGCGCCGGGGAGAAAGTGCCGCGTGCCATGGTGGAAACACGGCAAATGCAGTACCTGTATGAATCCGGCGGCGAATATACGTTCATGGACAACGAATCCTACGAGCAAGTGACCCTCCCGGCCGAGCGCCTGGAATACGAACTCAACTTCCTGCAGGAAAACATGAACGTGAACATGGTCATTTTCAAGGGTGAAACGA from Staphylospora marina includes:
- the efp gene encoding elongation factor P, with protein sequence MISVNDFRTGLTIELDGDVWQVIEFQHVKPGKGAAFVRSKLRNLRNGNIQERTFRAGEKVPRAMVETRQMQYLYESGGEYTFMDNESYEQVTLPAERLEYELNFLQENMNVNMVIFKGETIGIQLPNTVELEVVETEPGIRGDTATGGSKPAKLSTGFVVQVPLFINVGDRLIIDTRSGQYVSRA